CGCGTAGCCGAGTTTGCCAAGCTCCCGCGCATCTTCGATTATTTCCAACTGCTCTTGTTCACTGGTATGCATGTAATTTTACTTTTCTTAAAAGGAATGCGTAACGCGCAGCTATTGAATAGCGTTTACCCAAAGGTTTGTCAAAAGATATGGAAGAAATCGTTGATTGAATGCACCCCCGCGAACTTGTTTGTCGGATTCTCGCGCGCCTTGACGAAGGATAGAGGTGGCAAGTACCCTCGACATTCTATTCCAGGAAGTATGATGATTCGCCCTCTACAAGAAAGCGATAAATCCGAATGGCTAAGGCTTCGTCATCGCCTTTGGCCTGATGCGTCGCTTGATGAACTCGCAGCAGAGGTCAATGATTATCAGGGTGAGGACGCAAAGACTATTGTGCTGGTTTGTGAACGTGAGTCGGGCGGATTGCAGGGGATGCTTGAAGTTTCGATTCGCGCTTATGCCGAAGGGTGCAACACCAACCATGTCGGTTATCTCGAAGGCTGGTACGTCGATGTCGATGTGAGACGGCAAGGCGTGGGGCGCGCGCTCGTCGAAGCCGCTGAAAACTGGGCAATCGCCCAGGGCTGCACGGAGATGGCATCCGATACCGAGATTGATAATCTGCTCAGTCAAAAAGCCCACGCGCAAATCGGCTACGCGGAAGTCGAACGCATTGTCTGTTTCAAAAAAGATTTAAAACGTGAGTAGGTTCATTGGATTTCATCAGGGATGGCAATTTCATATTTGGAGTTTGAAGAAATTATGGCAATTGAAAAAATCGCCGTCATTGGCGCAGGGACGATGGGACATGGGATTGCGCAGGTCGCCGCGCAAGCCGGTTACACGGTCACGCTCGAAGATGTGAATGAAGATTTTGTCGGGCGCGGACTTTCACGAATCAAAGACAATTTGGAAAAAGGATTGGAGCGCGGCAAAGTCACAGGCGATGAGATGCAGGCGACACTGGCGCGCATTCGCACCTCAACAGACTTGCAAGACGCGGTTGCCGATGCCGATTTGATAATCGAAGCGGTGATTGAAAAACTCGATGCCAAACAAAAGCTGTTTGGCGAACTCGACCGCATTTGCAAACCCGAAACCATTCTCGGAACCAACACCTCATCGCTCAGTGTGAGCGCGATTGCCAGTGCCGCGACCAAAGCCGAACGGGTCATCGGGTTGCACTTCTTCAACCCCGTTCACATTATGAAATTACTCGAAGTGGTTGTCGGTCACGAGACCTCGCGCGGAACGGTTGCCGCGGCGCTCGAATTTGCCAAGCGTATCGGCAAAGAAGCCATCACAGTTAAAGACACGCCGGGTTTTGCGACCTCGCGTCTGGGCGTGGCGCTGGGACTTGAAGCCATACGCATGCTTGAGCAAGGCGTAGCGAGTGCCGAAGACATCGATAAAGCGATGACGCTCGGTTACAACCACCCGATGGGTCCGCTCCGGCTGACAGACCTTGTCGGCTTGGACATACGCTTACACATCGCCGATTATCTTTTCGCGGAACTCGGTTCCGAAGTTTTTCGCGCGCCGGACCTGCTCAGACAAAAAGTTGCCGAAGGCAAACTCGGTAAAAAGACCGGAGTTGGCTTTTACGAGTGGGAATAGTTACCGGTCTTGAGTTAGTTGTTATTGGAGATTGAACCTGAGCCTTGAAATCGGCTACCGCAGCCGGTTTCAAGGTTCAGCGATTGAATACTTGAGTTTGATTTTGAGGAGGGTTATGGAACTGGAAAATGTGTTGGTTGAAAAACGCGGGCGAGTTGGCGTCATCATCGTCAATCGCCCGGATAAATTGAACGCGCTCAATTCGGCGACGCGGCGCGATATTTTGACCGCCCTTGATAAATTGGAAAATAACGAGGATGTGCGCGTTGTGGTGATTACCGGGGCAGGTGAAAAAGCTTTCATCGCCGGCGCGGATATCAACGAGTTCGCAGGGATGACAGCGGTCAAACAACGCGCCGTGATGAAAGGTCGCCGCGCTTTCGATGCCGTTGAAGATTTCACCAAGCCGGTGATTGCCCAGATTAACGGCTTTTGTTTAGGCGGCGGTTGCGAACTCGCTTTGGCTTGTGACCTTCGCATCGCTTCGACGAGAGCCAAACTCGGACAACCGGAAATCAAACTCGGCATCATTCCGGGCGGCGGCGGCACGCAGAGGCTTACGCGACTCATTGGCGAAGGCAAAGCGATGGAGTTGATTTTGACCGGCGATTTTATTTCGGCGGAAGAGGCGCATCGTTTAGGCTTGGTTAATCACGTTTACGAACCCGAAGAACTCGAAGCCAAGACGATGGAACTGGCGAACCGCATAGCCGAGTTGAGTCCGGTTGCTTTGGCGATGGCGAAAGCCTCGGTGAAAAATGCGGCGCGCATGAATTTGCGTGAAGGGTTGGATTCGGAGGTCGATTTATTCGCCATCTGTTTTTCGAGCGAAGACAAAGAAGAAGGCGTCCGGGCATTCCTTGAAAAACGCAAACCGGAATTCAAAGGCAAATAATTAAGCGGCGAAGTTTCACGCTTGTGCAGTTAGTAAAGCCACCAAGCCGTACTCTCGGATTGCGCCCTGCTGCTTTGCGGCTAATGGTTTGGTGGTTTAATCATTGGCGACGCTTTCGGCAAGCGTGCGTTTGAAGTCCTGATAAAATTGCAATTGATAGAGCCGCCAGTAAAGACCGCGCTGATTTAAGAGTTCCTGATGGTTGCCCATTTCACGAATCTCGCCTTTGTGCATGACGATGATTTTATCAACCGATTGAATCGTGGACAGGCGATGGGCGATGACCAAAGATGTCCGTCCCTGCATCAATCGCTCGACCGCTTCTTTGATTAAAATTTCGGTTTCCGTATCAATCGAACTCGTGGCTTCATCCAAAATCAACACGCGCGGGTCATGCGCCAGAGCGCGGGCAAAACTGATTAACTGTTTCTGCCCAACTGATAAGCCAGCGCCGCGTTCACGCACTTCGGTTTGATAACCTCCGGGCAGATTCATGATGAATTCATCGGCGCGCACCTCTTTTGATGCGGCTTGCAACTGCTCTTCGCTGATTTGCGCCGAGCCTAAGCGAATGTTGCTTGCCAGATCGCCCGAAAACAGAAAGACATCCTGCAAGACGATGCTGAAATTGGCGCGCAACTCAGCTAAATCCAATTCGCGAATATCGACACCGTCAAGCAGTATCTGCCCACGCTGAATATCATAAAACCTGAGCAGCAGATTGGTGATGGTGGTTTTGCCTGCGCCGGTGTGACCGACGAAAGCGATTTTTTCGCCCGATTCGGCAATGAACGACACATCTTTTAAAATCCAGTCTGCTTTTTTGTAAGCGAACCAGACGTTGCGAAATTCGATGCGCCCTTGAACCTTGCTTAACTGGTTTGGCTTGGCGGGTGACTCGATTTTCACCGGTTCATCGAGCAATTTGACGATGCGCTCGGATGCCGCCATTGCGGCTTGCAGAATGTTGTATTTTTCACTGATGTCGGAAATCGGCTCATAAAAATTGCGCGCCAGTTGAATGAATGCCACGAGTGTGCCGATGGTCGCCACGCCTTGAATAACCTGCCCGCCACCATACCAGATGATTAAGGCGATGCCGATAGCGCCGATGATTTCGACCGCCGGATAGAAGACCGCATAATAAAAAATCGTATCGATGTTGGCTTTGCGATGCGCTTCATTGATGGCTTTGAATTGATTGATCTCTTTTTCTTCGCGATTGAAAAGTTGGACGACCGGCATGCCTGTGATGTGCTCCTGCAAAAAGGCATTGATGCGGGCGATACGTGTGCGAACTTCGCGAAAGGAATTGCGCGCGCCGCGACGAAACCAGGTGGTGAGCGCAAACAGTAACGGCACAATGGCAAACGAAACCAGGGCAAGTCGCCAGTTCGATTGGAACATCCAGATGATGATGTAACCGATCATCGCCAGATCGCCAAAGATGACAATGACGCCTGCGGTAAACATTTCATTGAGCGCATCGACATCCGAGGTGAGGCGCGTCATGAGACGCCCGACCGGGTTGCGGTCATAATATTGCACATCGAGTTGTTGCAGTTTGGCGAAGACCTCTTTGCGCAGGTCGTACATGATGTACTGTCCCATCTTCTGCATAACGACCGCTTGAGAATAGCTGACCATGAAGGACAGAATGTTGGCGCACAGAAACACCATCGCGATAAACAACACGCCGGTCATAGGACTGCCACCGAATCCGAAAAATTCGGCGGCGTGTTTTAGGAGCAGGGCAAAACCCGTAGGGGGATTATCGGGGTCAGGCTTTAAGAAAACATCGATGGCGGCTTTCATCAGCGGCGGACCGGCAAGCGATAACGGCGCGCTTAAAATAATCAATACCAGCGATGTGATGGCGAACCATTTGTAAGGCAACAGATATTTCATCATACGGCGCATCAATCGCGCATCGTATGCTTTGCCTAAAACTTCTTCTTCGTGATGTGACTGTCCTTCTGCCATTTTTAATCCAGCGAGTCTGGCGAATCTGGCGAGTCTCGGAAGTTAGAAGTATGACTTGCTAGACTTTCAAGACTCGCCAGACTCGTCAGACTTAACTTGTTGCAGCCAATTCCTCTTCGAGCAATTGCTTCTCGTATAACTCTGCGTACAAACCGCCGTGAGCGATGAGCGATTCATGGTCGCCGCGTTCGACGATGCGACCGTTTTCCAAAACCACGATTAAATCGGCGTCTTTCACGGTCGATACGCGATGCGACACAATTAAACTGGTGCGCCCGACCATGATTTCGCGCAGATGATGCAGAATTTTTTCTTCCGTGTAGGTATCGACCGCCGAAAGCGAATCATCGAGAATTAAAATTTTCGGGCGACGAATCAAAGCGCGGGCAATCGCCGTGCGTTGTTTTTGTCCGCCGGAAAGCGTAATGCCGCGCTCGCCGACAAGGGTCTCAAAGCCTTTGGGAAATTCTTTGATGTCTGTAGCGATACCGGCTTCTTCGGCTGACTGTTCAATCTCTTCACGCCCTGCCTGTTCGACACCAAAGGCAATATTTTCTGCAAGGTTTTCACTGAACAGAAAAGTTTCCTGCGGCACGTAACCAATCGACGAGCGCAACACCCGCAAAGGAATTTCCTGAATCGGATGCCCATCGATTAACACCTGTCCGCGCTCTGCGTCCAACAGGCGCGGCACCAGATTGGTAATCGTGGATTTGCCGGAACCGACTGCGCCGACAAACGCCACAGTTTGACCCGCGGCGATGTGCAAATTGATGTCGCGCAGGGCTGGCTCTTTCGCGCCTTCGTAATAAAACGTCAAATTACGAAATTCGATTTCGCCGCGAATTTCGGGAATATTTTGGGTTTCCTCGGTATCGCGAATCGCTGGCTCGACGCTCATGATTTTGTGCATGCGCTCCATCGAAGCCATGCCGCGTTGAAAAATATTAATGACCCAGCCGAGCGCAATCATCGGCCAAATCAGATAGCCAAGGTAGAGATTGAATTGAAAAAACTGCCCGACGGTAATCTGGTCTTGAATGACCAGGCGACCGCCAAACCATAAAACCGCAATGAATCCCAACCCGATACAGATTTGCAGTAACGGATGAAAGATTGCCGATAGTTTAATAAGGTTCAGGTTGCGATTGACATATTCGCGATTGACCTGGCGAAACTGGTTGATTTCAGCTTGCTCCTGGGCGTAGGCGCGAATGACGCGCACGCCGGACAGCGATTCCTGGGCGCGATTCGATACGGTGCCGAAATATTCCTGCACTTCCTGAAAGCGGTCATGTATGCGTTTGGAAAAATAGTGCGTGGCGAAGGCGACAAGCGGCACCGAACAAAACGCCATCAGGGTGAGTTGCCAACTGATGCGAAACATAATCGGCAGCATCAACACGAAAGAAAAGACGGTGTTTGCCGTGTACATCAACGCGGGACCGACAATCATTCGCACCTGTCCGAGGTCGTTGGTGGCGCGCGCCATCAAATCGCCCGTGCGATTTTTCTGATAAAACTCGAACGGCAGCTTTTGCAGGTGCTCGTAAAAATCGTTGCGCAGGTCGTATTCGATGTCACGCGACATATTGATGAGCACGCGGCGTTGGGTAAATAAAAAGATACCTTGCGCCACCGCGATTAAAATGACCAGCCCTGCGTACTCGTATAATTTTCCCTGCGTGGTATTTTGAGTTAAGGTGTCAACCGCATTACGCAACACAATCGGCGAGTTGAGTTTCAGCAAGTTGGTCAGAAAGACGCAAACAATGCCAAACGCCACTTTGCCTTTGTAAGGGGCGAAATAACTGACGAGTTTTTTAAACGGAGTCATTTTTGTTAGTTTAACGATAACTTCCCGCGCACTCAAATTGAGGAGGCGTGTTCAACCAAATCAATTTGAGTTTACGGACTAAAGTCTGATGTAAGTGAGCAAGCCTTTGGCGGCGAGTTTGCCTTGCGGGTCAAAGACATCGCAATCGGCAACCACGATGCGGCGACCGTCGCGTATCAACCTCGCTTCGGCAACGATATGCCCTTCGACAATTGGCGACAGGTAGTTGACTTTCATCTCAACCGTGGTGAATTTATCGCCGGGTTCAGATACCCCGACAATTGCCATCGCAACGGCTGTGTCAATCAGTGTAGCAATCGCGCCGCCGTGCATGACGCCCGCAAGCTGGCGATGTGTTTCGTTGACATCGAGACTGAGGCGCGCCCGACCCTTTTCGATTTCGTCTATCTTGATGCCCATCAGGCGGGGAAAGTGGTTGAGTTCAAATCGTTCTTGAATGGCTTTAAATTTTTCAGGTGAAATTTCCATCGGTTACTTTCTGGGTTTCTTTTTCGCTGAACTTTTTTTTGTAGAACTTTTTTGGGTAAGGATAGATGATTTTCGGTTAATTGGCGACCATTGGTAAACGCTTAAATCGCAGACGCCTTTTTCATTAAACACCACGCCTTCGGCTTCAAGCAGCAGTTGTTGTAAATCGGGTTCGTGCAAAATAATCCGCCCGGTTGAAATGCTGCCGCGCGAATTGATGACCCGGTGCCAGGGAATTTCACGCCCGTCTTGCGGGGTGGCATGCATCGCCCAGCCGACCAGGCGCGGGCTGTAGCGGTCTTCGAGCAGGCGGGCAATCTGCCCGTAGGTCATCACTCGCCCGCGAGGGATTTTCAAAACCATCCGGTAAATTTTTTCAAATACTTGCTCAAATCCCCTGGCAGTCTTTTTCTTACTTGCCGCTGACGATTTTTTTGCGGCAGCCGTGGTGCGCACCTGCTGTTGGGTTTTTTTGATTAATGATTTTGCCATCGCTAAAGGTCTTAATCGCTCAATGAAGCGGCGGCGGTTGCACACCCACCAGATGCAGGTAGGTATAGAGTTGCCCGCGATGATGAATTTCGTGTTCGTACATGGCATGCAATAAATCGATGCGACGCACGATGTGACCTGCGAAATCGACTTTGTCATCGAGTTTGTCGGCGGTCAGTTCGGCAACCTCTGCGACCAGTTTATCGTGCGACTGGTCGAAAGTGTCGGCAATTTCATCGGCGGTGCTTGCGCTGAATTCCCAATCGGGACGTTCCATTACCCCGGTCACAGCGGTTTTGGTTAAAACATATTCGGCTTCGGGGAAGTGGCGAACCATTTTGCCGAGGGTGAATAAATCATCCTGCGGTTGCCAATCAAACTTTTCTTTTGGGGCGCTGCGAATGGCGCGCGCAGTTTTTTTGTGATTGTAGTTCCAGCGGGCGATGAAGGCTTCGATTTCCGGGCAACTCATGATTTTTTCTCCTAATGGTTTGGTGCAATGAAAGAGTTGCATATTAGCAGGTATCGGTTATGGGGTGCTAGCCATCTGAGGGCGATTTATTTGCCCCGGAAGATTTAGTCGCGGTGAAAATCAAATTGTCGCAAATCAATCCCTGAAGTTAGTAGACAGATTTTGGCATAAGTCAAAAAATGCCCGACAGAAAGTGACACAAAGAGCTGGCAAAAACGGCAAATGTCATTCACAGGTAGCAAAATGCGGCGAAATCATAAGCGCTTATTGCTTAAATTTCGAGTTTTTGTTGATTTTGTGGAAAAACTTACTGACTCAGGTAGTCGCATAAAAATGTAAGTGACGCGAAATGGCATTTAGTAGTGCCGCAAAATGTCATTATTGAGATGATGGAATGACATAAATAGTTAAAGTGAATTTTTAAGTGTTTTGGTTTAACTTACCACAAAAAAGCTGATGGCATAATTCAAGTAAACTGCCAACCGGTAATGGCACAAGCGTTGCCAAGGGAAGACGTGGTTCTAGCAGTCAACAGTTGAAAATAAAAGAAACCTCTTCTGCTCAGAGTAACTGCGGGATGCAGAACTAAGGGTTGAGAATGGAAAGGAGGATGGGGGCCCTGCTTTCCATTCAACGCCATCTTTAATTGAGTGAGAGCAGAGCACTCAAACGACGAAGCAACACTGAGAAGCGACAGACAGAGAAAGTACAGGACCAAGAGGCATAAGGGGGCATGGCTCTTCGTTCTGACTACAGAAGCCGCTGATGCTAAAACATCAGCGGCTTTAATTTTTTGTAGGTTTGAATTCACATAATTTTCAGTCTTCAAATCCTGCCAAACCATTATCTTATATCAATCAACGTTTTGTTTGACTTGAATCAAATGACTAACCTAGTATTGAAGTGTCGGTTTACGATAAATCTCCTGCGACAATAAAGAGGGAAACGTTAGATGGGAAGCTTAGGATGGCCTGAGATTTTAATGATTCTGGTTGTGGCGCTCATTATTTTTGGGCCACGCAAATTGCCCGAACTCGGTAAAACGCTGGGCAATGCGCTCGCGCAATTTCGTCGCGCCAGCGAAGATTTCAAACGCACCTGGGAAGAAGAGGTCGAAACCGAAAAGCGTAAACTCGAAGCTTCGGTGCGTTCATTGGATGAGCCGGTAAAATCGTCGTATGACGATTCAACCGCAGGCAGTTCATATTATGATTCGATTGCCGATTCCACAACCGCATCAGAGCCTGCGAGTTCGGCGACTGAAACGAATGAAAGCGCCGAGACTACAACCAGCAATACGGATTCGCCCTATTGGTCTCAGGAAAATCCTTCCGAACTTTCGCAAACTGCCGCAAGCGTTGAAGAGAATTTAGAGAACGCTACGCAAACCGTGCCAACCATCACGCCTGAAACGCAGGCAGTGCCGCGACAAACCAAACGCGACTGGATGTGAAAATAGGATATGGGATTCAGGAATTTTGACTGAATCCTGAATCCTGAATCCTGATTATGGCTACAATCTTTACAGAAGAAGAAAAGGACGTGATGGAAGAAGAGTCGAGTATGTCCTTTCTGGAACATCTTGACGAACTTCGCAGTCGGTTGATTCGCATCGCGGCGTTTGTCTTGATTGCCTTTGTGGTGAGCTGGTTTTTTTCTGACCGCATTTATAAATTCCTGCAAGTTCCGGTGCTCAAGGCAATGGTTGAAGCCAAGCGCGAATATGCGAAAAAGCTGATTGGCGCGCCGATTCAGGCGCTTGCCGATATGCCCGATGGGGCAGAGATTTTTTTTGCATTTCCCAAAGAGTTCCGTTTAGGCGAGGTGTTAATCCCGCCAGGCACCAGCATTCTGGTTAAAGTGCAACGCGATGACAATGGTTTGATTCAATTGCTCACCACTAAACCCTGGATAGTGAATGAAAATACGATTTTGAAAGAAGGCTACGTCCTGCCGCGCGAATTTTATGATTCCTCGAATGTCTATCTGGGGCTGGATAATCAACTGGTCGTCGGCAATGTGCAAGGCGCATTTAATCTCTACATAAAAGTTGCTTTTTTTGCGGCGATATTTTTTGCCGTGCCGTTTATTCTGGTGCAAGCCTGGGGATTTATTGCGCCCGGACTTTATCCGCATGAAAAAAAATATGCCATGCCGTTGATTATCATGGCATCGGTCTTTTTCATTTTAGGTTGCGCCTTTGCCTATTACATCGCCTTTCCGCGCGCCGCGAATTTCCTGCTAGGTGTAGCTGCGCAAGGCGATTTGCGCCCGCTGGTCACGGCGGATGAATATTTCGATTTGATTATGACGATTACGCTGGGACTCGGCGTAGTTTTTGAAATTCCTGCGGTGACTTTTTTTCTGGCGCGGTTAGGGTTGGTGAGCCACAAATTGCTGCTCAAGGTTTGGCGAGTGGCGATAATCGTCATTTTTATTGTTGCAGCGATTTTATCGCCGACCACAGATGTGCCGAACCTGTTGGTTTTTGCCGCGCCCATGATGCTGCTCTATTTTTTCAGCGTCGGCATTGCCTGGGTTTTTCATAAAGACCGCCAAAAGGAATAATGAACCGGCGAAATTAAGGCGCAAGTCGCTTGTCGCTGAGGCGTTCTAAGATTGACCGCGTGAAAGTAATCAACGTAAACTAAACCTTTAATTGTACCGCTCACACAATCCGTGGATGACCGCATGGATTGCTGATTTTGAAAGGAGTTTGAATCTATGAGGAGTGATGTCAATCTCTTCAAAAAAATCTGCTGCCTGACGCTGGTTCTGTTTATCGCCGTTGGCAGTGCCCCAACCATTCTGGCTCAAGATGATAAGCCCAAAAAAGACTCGAAAGAGGGGAAACGAAAAGAAGAGTTGAAAAGCGTTTATAAACGCTGGCTCGATGAAGACGTGACCTACATTATCACGGACGATGAGCGCAAAGCTTTCAAAGCGCTCAAGACCGACGAAGAGCGCGACCAGTTCATCGAACAATTCTGGTTGCGCCGCGACCCAGACCCCGATACGCCCGAAAACGAATACAAAGACCAGTATTTCGAGCGCATTCAATATGCCAACGAACATTATGCTTCGGGAATCCCCGGCTGGCGAACCGATAGAGGGCGCATTTATGTGATGTTTGGCAAACCTGACCAGATAGAATCGCATCCGTCGGGCGGCTCTTATGACAGACCTTCATACGAAGGCGGCGGCTCGACTTCAACTTATCCTTTTGAAATCTGGTGGTATCGCTACATCGAAGGCATCGGCTCGGATATTGAAATCGAATTCGTTGACCCGTCGGGTTCAGGCGAATACCGCATTGCCCGCAGTCCCGATGAAAAGGACGCGCTGCTTTATGTGCCGAATGCCGGGTTGACGCTTTCTGAACAGTTAGGGATGTCAACCAAAGCCGACCGCATCACTGGCGGTTTCGGTGGAGGAGACGGGCGCAGTCGCCTGTTTGGCACACGCGCCAAAGACCAACCGTTTGAGCGGTTGCAATTGTGGGCGGATTTGCAAAAACCGCCGCAAATCAAATACCCTGACCTGCAAGTCAAAGCTGAACTCCCGGAAATCGCTACGGACATTTTGCCGTTCAGCGTGCGCACGGATTTCTTCCGCATCAGCAACGAAAGCATTGTGACTTCGTTTACCGTGCAATTCGACCATTCCGATTTATCGTTCAAAAACCAGGGCGGACTGTACACCTCGTCGGTCAATATGTATGCGAAAATCAGAGCCTTGGCGGGTAAGAATGCCGGGACTTTTGAAGATAATGTGACCACAGGCCGTTATACAGAAGAACAGTTGCCGGTTGGTCAAAGCCTGCGTTCGATTTATCAAAAGCATGTGGTGTTGCCGCCGGGGCGTTACAAAATCGACATTGTGGCGCGCGACATCGTGAGCGGTAAAACCGGCGTCCTGCATCATTCCTTTGAAGTGCCGCGTTATCAGGAATCGCAACTGGCAACCAGCACGGTGGTCTTAGCGACCTCGATTGAACCGGTCGATAGCAAGAAACTGCTCGATAATAACGCGCAGTTTGTCATCGGACGTTATAAAGTGAAACCGTTTGTCAGCGGCATCTACAAACCCGGTCAAAACCTTGCGGTGTTTATGCAGGTTTATGATGCGGAGATGGATCAGGCGACTTTGCAACCGGCAATTAAAGTCGAATATGTGATTTTAAAAGACGGCAAAGAGATTGCCACGATTGCTGAAGACGGCAAGAGCCAACTCGGTAAAATCGATATGAAGGGACAACAACTGACCGTGATGCGCGCCATTCCGCTCAAAGACCAACTGGCGGAACCCGGCTCGTACACCGTGAAAGTCAAGGTAACGGATTTGGTTCGACAAACGACCATCACCCCGCAAACCAACTACACGGTAGTCAATCGCTAGTTTCTTTACTTCTTTAAGCCATAAAAAAGTGGGACTACAGTAACGCAGTCCCACTTTTTTTATGGCTTAAAATGTAAAAGGTAGAAATGCCCTGACCCGCATTTCTACCTTAAATCAATATGCGAATAATAGTAGTTCGTACGGGATTTGAACCCGTGTTTCGGCCTTGAGAGGGCCGCGTCCTAGACCAGACTAGACGAACGAACCTAAAGTCAAATAAACGACCCCTATTTTACACATCGCATAATGCCGCTGCAATCTTTTTATAATCCGCCTTTTCTTGACACTCATTGCAACGGGGTTTTATGCTGACTCACTAAAAGAAACAGCGATTTTCTTGCCGTTATTATTTAATCACTAGGAGATTTTCGGATGGATTCCAAAACCGTTCTGCGATTCGTGGTTGACGAACAGGTGAAATTTGTCGATTTGCGGTTTACCGATTTAATTGGCGCGTGGCATCACTTGACGATTCCCATCAGCCAATTCAAAGAAGAGACCTTCGACTCGGGCATCGGCTTTGACGCATCAAGCCTGCGCGGCTGGGCAACGATTAACGAATCGGATATGTTGCTCATTCCCAGTGCCGACCGTTTCTGGCTTGACCCGTTTTTTGAAGAACCAACGGTCTGTATGTTCGCCAATGTCGTCG
This genomic window from Acidobacteriota bacterium contains:
- the tatC gene encoding twin-arginine translocase subunit TatC; its protein translation is MATIFTEEEKDVMEEESSMSFLEHLDELRSRLIRIAAFVLIAFVVSWFFSDRIYKFLQVPVLKAMVEAKREYAKKLIGAPIQALADMPDGAEIFFAFPKEFRLGEVLIPPGTSILVKVQRDDNGLIQLLTTKPWIVNENTILKEGYVLPREFYDSSNVYLGLDNQLVVGNVQGAFNLYIKVAFFAAIFFAVPFILVQAWGFIAPGLYPHEKKYAMPLIIMASVFFILGCAFAYYIAFPRAANFLLGVAAQGDLRPLVTADEYFDLIMTITLGLGVVFEIPAVTFFLARLGLVSHKLLLKVWRVAIIVIFIVAAILSPTTDVPNLLVFAAPMMLLYFFSVGIAWVFHKDRQKE
- a CDS encoding GWxTD domain-containing protein, which encodes MRSDVNLFKKICCLTLVLFIAVGSAPTILAQDDKPKKDSKEGKRKEELKSVYKRWLDEDVTYIITDDERKAFKALKTDEERDQFIEQFWLRRDPDPDTPENEYKDQYFERIQYANEHYASGIPGWRTDRGRIYVMFGKPDQIESHPSGGSYDRPSYEGGGSTSTYPFEIWWYRYIEGIGSDIEIEFVDPSGSGEYRIARSPDEKDALLYVPNAGLTLSEQLGMSTKADRITGGFGGGDGRSRLFGTRAKDQPFERLQLWADLQKPPQIKYPDLQVKAELPEIATDILPFSVRTDFFRISNESIVTSFTVQFDHSDLSFKNQGGLYTSSVNMYAKIRALAGKNAGTFEDNVTTGRYTEEQLPVGQSLRSIYQKHVVLPPGRYKIDIVARDIVSGKTGVLHHSFEVPRYQESQLATSTVVLATSIEPVDSKKLLDNNAQFVIGRYKVKPFVSGIYKPGQNLAVFMQVYDAEMDQATLQPAIKVEYVILKDGKEIATIAEDGKSQLGKIDMKGQQLTVMRAIPLKDQLAEPGSYTVKVKVTDLVRQTTITPQTNYTVVNR